TTTTTATTATATTTTATTTTCTTATTAAAAATATTTTTTGTATATTTGTAAAAAATCTAATACTTTTTGAAATTTAAAAATATTTATTATAAAAAAAGAATTATGAAACATAAAATTTTGTGGCTAACATTGTGTTATAATGAAGAACAAATACTTCCTTGGTGTATTGATTATTGGAAAAGAATTGCTGATAAGGTTGTAGTTTTTGATAATTTCAGCACAGATTCAAGTATTGATATACTTTCAAAAGAAAAATTTATTGAAATTAAAAAATTCAAGACTGATGGACAAAATGATGTTATGCAGGCTTGGATAAAAAACAGTCAATGGCAGCAATATAAAGATGAATATGACTATATAATATGGACTGACACTGATGAACTTTTATATTCTGATGATTTGGATTCAATATTGGATGAAATGGATAAAGGAGGTTACAATGTGTTAGGATGCCCAATATATGCTTTATGCGAAGATTCAAAACCAAACTATGAGAATGGTAAACTACTACATCAATTATGCCATAAGTTTTACAGACAAAGAATGAATCACCAACCTCCGTATGAACACTTAGCAAAATTCTCTTTATTTAACCCCAAATTAATAACTGAAACTAATTTTAGCGTTGGGCAGCATATTGCAAATTTTAAACCTTCAATGAAGATGTTTGAAACTAACAAAGCATTTATTTTGCATGTTGATAAAGGCTTCGGGATAATGGAAAAATATAAAATAAGGCAAAAGATGAACAAACACCTGTCTGACATTAACAGAAAGTACGGTTTATGTATTGAATATGCAAATGACTTTGAAACCTTAAAAAAAGAATATGAAGATAACCAATCAAGGAGTTTTGATATAAATGTGTAGAGAAGAATTAATTAATTTTGACAAATACATCTTTAGTAAAGATGGATATATTATTAGCAAGCATTGGGGAAAGAAATTATCAGGGTGGACTGATGATGATGGTTATTTAGTAAGTTGTTTGACATTGAAAAATGGTAAAAAACAACCATATAGAGTTAATAGAGTTATTGCTTATTTATTTGTTCCAAAACCGGAGCATTTAAAATGTATTCCATATGAAGAACTTCAAGTTGGTCATAGCGATACAGATAGAAAGAATAACAACGTCAGTAATTTATATTGGTGTACTTCAAAAGAAAATAATAACAACCAAATAACAAAAGAAAAACAAATTGGAAGAGAACCTTGGAACAAAGGTTTAAAAAATTGTTTTACTGAGGATACGTTAAAAAAAATGTCTGAACACAGTAAAAGCAGACACCATTCAGAAGAAACAAAAAGAAAACAATCTATAGCAAGAAAAAAATATTGGGAAAATAAAAAAATTAATTAATTAAAATTTTCTTTTTTAAAATATTTTTTGTATATTTGCATTGTAGTTGAAATAATTGTGATAGGTGTATAAAATTCTCTTATAAATTATTTTAAGTAATTAGTTTATTTTTCTGTGGCATGTCCGGCTGTTATGCAGCGATGTTATTTCAACCGGACGTTTTTGTTTGAATTACTTTTAGTTTTCATGTTATATATAAAAAAATCGTCACTTGTCCATTAGGTAACATCAATTTTTTTGAATCCATTTTATTTGAGAACAGGTAAAGTTTTTTGATGATTTCTTTGCCTGTTTTTGTTTAAGGCCTTTATAAATATTTTTTCTATATAATTATTTTAAAACGAAATTCCCCTCTCAGACCTGTTGGAATGGAGGGGAATTGAATTATAATAGAGTTGTGCATCTTTTGCGAGTTCCGTATACTGTCCATAATGGTTTTGGCGCATGTAATTTTCCACCGGTTGAACATCCATCGCATCCACAACCTGTTGGATGATATAGTGGGAATGAATCGCAATGTGTGCGAAGATATTTTATCAAATAATCTTTTCTTGCTTCAATTTGTCTGCGAAGATGGTTCTCAAAGAAATTTGCTTCCTTAAGGTCAATTGCATCAGAATTATCTGAATGACCTTTTGTGACTGAAGTTTCATTTACATGGTACATCAACGAAGGCAATGCTTCATAAGCGATGCAGAAACCAAGATATGGGTATATTGCTTCGACCAATAGAGTTGAGTTTTCTTCTGACACCTGATTATTTTTTATTTGGTATAATAGTTCCTCATAAAACTTTTCCCCAATTATAGGTTCAACCCATATTGTTTCAGCAAGCTTGCAATAATTCTGAACTTCCTTTGTATTGAAGTTAAGAGGAATAACTGAAAATTCCTTTAGCCACTTATCATTGAATAATGTGTTAATCATACCTGTTATACTTTTTCCGATTTATTATTTCCGTCCTTTTGTTCTTCAACGTTTCCGGTTGATATATCATCGCTATTTTCCGTTGACTTTGTTTCTTGCGCATTGTCATTTTCATCACCAAAATCATTAAACTTCAATGGCTTCATTATAATTTCAGTATCAATGCCATTCATCTTAAGCAATTGATTGACTGTTTTAATAACGCATATTCTATTATAATTTCCTGTAAGTTTCTGATACAATTGATATGCTGTTTCAATCTTGTCAGCATCTGAACTAAAGCCACTATTGTTTGCATCAGGCATACCAATAAGCATTGGAGAAGGAATTTGATGTGCTGAAAGAATTCTGCTTATGCAGCGTTTATTTGATTCTGAATACTTGTCAGCGCTGCCCTTTCCGTCTGCAAAAGGTGTCCATTCTGCCGGTTTATCTTCCAAATTTGTACGGAATGTAATGGCAATCTGATTGGTATTGTTACTTCCTTGAAACATTGACTGAATATTATTGATGATTGCTTTCTTTTCATCATCAGTTTCAACCTCAGGGAGAGTTAAAATACCTGCCGTTGAAAAGCCATTTATAATATGTTTCAGGTCATAATTTATAAA
The uncultured Methanobrevibacter sp. DNA segment above includes these coding regions:
- a CDS encoding glycosyltransferase family 2 protein — encoded protein: MKHKILWLTLCYNEEQILPWCIDYWKRIADKVVVFDNFSTDSSIDILSKEKFIEIKKFKTDGQNDVMQAWIKNSQWQQYKDEYDYIIWTDTDELLYSDDLDSILDEMDKGGYNVLGCPIYALCEDSKPNYENGKLLHQLCHKFYRQRMNHQPPYEHLAKFSLFNPKLITETNFSVGQHIANFKPSMKMFETNKAFILHVDKGFGIMEKYKIRQKMNKHLSDINRKYGLCIEYANDFETLKKEYEDNQSRSFDINV
- a CDS encoding HNH endonuclease, translating into MCREELINFDKYIFSKDGYIISKHWGKKLSGWTDDDGYLVSCLTLKNGKKQPYRVNRVIAYLFVPKPEHLKCIPYEELQVGHSDTDRKNNNVSNLYWCTSKENNNNQITKEKQIGREPWNKGLKNCFTEDTLKKMSEHSKSRHHSEETKRKQSIARKKYWENKKIN